The sequence below is a genomic window from Actinokineospora baliensis.
GGAAAGCCGGACCTTGGCCGGTGGGCAGCCGCACGCCGGTGAGGTCGATCATCAGGGGGCTGGAGCGGCGCTTGTGCCGAGCCGCGTACCCGCCGAGTTTCACCGCGGCCACCGCCACGCCCACAGCCAAGACCACCAGCCCGATCCAACCGACCAGCAGCAACCCAACTCCCGCGACCACCAGCACGCCAGCACCGACCAGCCACGGCACGAGCGGGCGGCGCCAGGCGTCCTGGTCGACCTCCGCGATGAACAGCTCCCCGACTCCCGGTGGCACCAGGTCCTCCTCCCTCGCCCTGCCGCGGACCCTACTGGGGTGATCCTCGGCGATTCGGGGGAAATGACCACCGTCACGATCGGCCATCCGGGCAGAAGATCACTTCGGTTGCCGCTCCCGGGCGTACCGTGTCCGGCATGCACGGGTTCCGCACCTCGTTCGAAGCGGCCGATCCGGTCCCCACCTGGACCGATACCGCCGAACTCGGTGCCACCGCCGCCGTCGTCCTGCGCACCCGGGTCGGCCCGGGACCCACCACGGCCCCCGCCGCCAAGCCGGGTGTCGGCTTCACCGGCTTGCGCGCGCTGCGTTACGAAGGAGAGGCGCCGTCACCCGGTGAAGCGGTGAACCGGCTGTTCTGGTCCGACCAGGAGGTCACCGAGGGCGACGAACTGTCCTATGTGGTGTTTCCCGACTTCGACCAGCATTACCTGGCCACGTACGTCTCCCTCGATCTGGTGTTCACCGACGGCACGCGGTTGTCCGAGCTCGGCGCCGTCGACCAGCTCGGCTACCCGATCACCGCGCGGGCGCAGGGCGAGTCCAACGCGCTGTTCCCCGACCAGTGGAACCACCGCGCGATCAGCCTCGACCGCGCCAAGAACAAGACCATCGCCCGAGTGCTGCTCGCCGTCGACATCCCGCAGGGGCCGGCGTCGTTCGGCGGTTGGATCGATGACCTCGCTATAGGCCCCGCCCGCGCGAGAGAGACCAGCCCGGTTGAGCGGATCGTCACCACTAGAGGCACGCATTCCACCGGCTCGTTCTCGCGCGGCAACACCATCCCCGCGACAGCCGTCCCACACGGGTTCAACTTCTGGATCCCGGTGACGAACGCGGCCGTGACGAACTGGTCATACGAGTACCACCGGGGCAACACGGCGACGAACCGGCCCGCGCTGCAGGCCATCGGCCTAAGCCACATGCCGAGCCCGTGGATGGGTGACCGCCACACGTTCCACTTCATGCCTACGACCGGTACCTCTGTCGGCAGGCGGGCGCGCGCCCTGACCTTTGACCACACCCGCGAGCACGCACACCCGTACCACTACGCCATCGACTTCGACCATGGCGTGCGAGCAGAGGTAGCACCCGCTGATCACGCTGCTGTGCTGCGGTTCTCGTACCCACCGGGTCCGGCGCACCTAGTGCTGGACAACGTCGGCCTAGGCGGCAGGGTCGACGTAGAGGGCGACACCATCACCGGCTACACAGATGTCCGTAGTGGACTATCAGTGGGCGCGGGCCGCATGTACATCCACGCCCGAGTCGACCAGCCGATCGCGCGCGCCGATCACCGGTGGCGCGGGCTGGCGCGGCAGCGGACGATGCTGCTGCGGTTCGCCGAGGGCACCCGGCAGGTGACCATGCGGGTCGCGACCTCGCTGATCAGCCCCGAGCAGGCGCGCCGCAACCTCGACGAGCGCGACTTCGACGAGGTCCGCGACGACGCCAAGGCGCGGTGGGCGGCGATCACCGACCGGATCGAGGTCGAGGGCGCCACCGATGACCAGCTCACGACCCTCTACTCGTGCCTGTACCGGTTGTTCCTCTACCCCAACTCCGGGTTCGAACCAACCGAGTCCGGCCCGCGCTATGCGAGCCCAGTGACCCCGCCTTCGGTGAAGGACGGGAAGGTCTACGTCAACAACGGCTTCTGGGACACCTATCGCACCTGTTGGCCCGCCTACGCACTGCTCGACCCAGCCCGGTGTCGTGAGCTCGTGGACGGTTTCGTGCAGCAGTACCGCGATGGTGGCTGGGTGTCGCGGTGGTCCTCCCCCGGCTACGCGAACCTGATGACCGGCACCAGCTCCGACGTGGCCTTCGCCGATGCCCACCTTAAAGGCGTGCCGGGGCTCCAAGAGGCCTACGACGCTGCGCTGCGCAACGCCACTGTTGTCGCGCCGGATGAGAGCGTCGGGCGTAAGGGGCTCGATCGGTCACAGTTCCTGCACTACACGCCTATAGGCGTCAACGAGGGTATGTCGTGGGCACTAGAAGGCTGCGTGAACGACTTCGGCATCGCGAACATGGCAAAGGCGCTCGGAGACGCCGCCAACCACGCGTACTTCCTCGACCGCGCTCGCCACTACGTGCACCACTTCGACCCCGCCGTGGGGTTCTTCCAAGGCCGCGACAAGACGTGGCGATGGCCCGCGGGCAAGTACGACCCCCGGGTGTGGGGCTACGACTACACGGAGACCAACGGGTGGACCGCCGCGTTCGCCGTCCCCCACGACCCGATCGGCCTGGCCGCACTGCACGGCGGGCCCGCCGCGTTGGCAGACCTGCTAGACGAGTACTTCGCGACACCGGAGACGGCGGCGTTCCCGGGCTCTTACGGCCGCGCGATCCATGAGATGACTGAGGCAAGAGACGTGCGGCTGGGGCAGTACGGGCACAGCAATCAGCCCGCCCACCACATCCCGTACCTCTACACGCAACTCGGCCGCCCTTGGCGCACGCAGGAGATCGTGCGGGACGTCTTGGCCCGGCTCTACCAGGGCAGCGAGATCGGCCAGGGCTACTGCGGCGACGAGGACAACGGCGAGATGTCCGCCTGGTACCTCTTCAGCGCGCTGGGCCTCTATCCGCTGCGCGTCGGATCGCCCCACTATGCGATCGGCTCCCCCTTGTTCAGTCGCGCCGTAGTGCACCTCGATGGCGGAGACCTGGAGGTGATCGCGCAAGGCAATAGCCACGACAACGTCTACGTGCAGAAGCTGCTGGTCAATGGCGAGCCGCACGACCACGCCTGGATCGAGCACGACGTCATTGCGGCCGGGGCGCGGTTGGAGTTCACGATGGGGCCGACCCCGTCGCTGTGGGGCGCTGAGCGGCTTCCTGAGTCGCTGGGGACCGGTATCCCACTCCGGGACCTCACTGCGGGCATGCCAGGCCCGCTGTTCGACGATACGGCCCGTACGGAGACCACTGTGGACGCGCCGGTGACGGTCGCCGCGGCGGGCAGGGTCGTGCTCTACACGCTGACCTCGGCGTCGAGCGGCCCGGACCCGACAGGATGGGTGCTGCAGGGGTCGCAGGACGGCCGGGAATGGCGCGACCTGGACCGGCAGGTCGAGCAGGTTTTCCGGTGGCGGCTGCAGACTCGCCCCTTCCAGGTCACAACACCCGAACACCACCGGCATTACCGTCTCGTTCTCGACGGTCCTACCCGACTCGCCCAGATCCAGCTGCTGGCCGACCACGAGGAGGACCCCGGCACGAGCTGAGGTGGCCGCATGCTGGGCGTGGAGGCAGTGAGCAAGCGCTACGGCGGTGGCAACTGGGTGCTGCGCGAGGTGGACCTGACGGTCGAACCCGGGGCTGTCGTGGCGGTCGTGGGTGGCAACGGTTCGGGTAAGTCGACGCTGCTGCGGCTCATGGTCGGGGTGTCGCGGCCGACGCTCGGGCAGGTGACGGGCCGCCCGGACGTGGTCGGTTATGTCCCTGAGCGGTTCCCGCCGAACGAGCGGCTGTCGGCGTTGGCGTATCTAGGGCACCTGGGTCGGATCCGCGGGATGACCGGCGCGGCCGCCTCTGAGCGAGCCGAGGAGCTGCTCGAGCGGCTGGACCTACAGGGCGGGTTCGACTCGCAGCTGCGGACGCTGTCTAAGGGCAACGCGCAGAAGGTGGCGTTGGCGCAGGCGCTGATGGTGCAGCCGGGCCTCTTAGTCCTAGACGAGCCGTGGTCGGGTCTGGACGTCGACGCACATGGCGTGTTGGCCACCATCATCGCCGAGGTCGCGGCGGCGGGCGGGGCCGTAGTGTTCACCGACCATAGAGAGTCCGTGACGAGAGCCAACGCGACCCGGATCCATCGCATCCACGACGGCAGGATCGCCGCAGCGACCGCCCCGGAGCGCGCGATCGTCGAAGTGGCCCTCTCGCGGCCGGACTCAGAGGCCGAGGACCCCGGCTGGGAGGACCTCGATGGCGTAGTCACCGCTGTCACCCACCAAGGGCAGCTGTTCGTCCGCGTAGACCGCACCCACTCCGACGCCCTCCTGACCGTCGCACTACGCCACGGCTGGTCCATCGACAGCCTCACCCCGGAGAAGGCGGCGTCATGATCGCTCTTATCCGCTACTCCCTGGCCACCACCGTGCATGCGCAGCGCTACCTAGCTCCGGTCCTGCTGTTCTGCGCGGGTGTAGGAATCTCATCCGGCAGCGACTCCGGCCCACTACCCGGCGTCTACGCGCTCAACGCCGGCATCTCACTGGTCTGCGTCACCTGGCTGACCATCGCCGTAATCAGCGTCGAGGACCCCGTGCACCGCGCGATCACCGTGGTGGCCGCCCGCAGCTCAATCCGAGTCCTGGCCGCGACGGTGCTCGTGAGTGCGCTCATCGCTCTGGGCCTGACCATCATCGGCCTCGGCATGCCCCTCCTGCTCCAACCGAGACCGGTGTCGGCCGCCGACCTCCCGGCTGGCGCCTTGGCCCACCTGCTCTGCGGATCCATCGGCATAGCGATCGGCATGGTCTGCTCCCGCCTGGTCTTCCGACGGCAGGGCTACGCGCTCCTGGTGGCCCTCGCACTCGTGACCACCGCGTTGCTGACCACAGGCTCCCCACCCAACACCCTCTTCAAGCGAATGGCCAACACCAACCACGCGGCCGACGCGCTACCGCTCGCAGCAGGCTTGCTGCCGATCGGCTTGGCGGTCCTGGCGTTGGCCGCGGTCATCACCCACGTCGTGTCGGTTCGACGAGACTGAGCCTCAGGAGAACGCGCCCAGGGCCGTGGGCAACGGGACGTCGTCGTGCGAGCGCAGCCACTGGCTGAAGGCGGGTGATTCGGCGGCGTGCCGGAGGTAGGCGTTCGTCGTTTCCTGGTAGACCGCGTCGACCTGGTCCCAGCCCGCTCGTTTCCGGTGCCAGGCGAGCACGATCCGCATACGCACCGGGGCGTCCTCGAGCGGCCGGATGACAACACCGGGAGTCTCCGGCGCGGTCGGCTCGACCAGTTGCACCGCGCGCCCGGCAGCGATCAGCTGACGCCCACCGCCGAGCGGGAACGTGTAGCGGACGCGGGGCGTGAAGCCCGCGCGGGCGGCGGCCGCGCGCAGGGACGCGAGAGACCCGTCCTCCGGGCCGGGCGGCCCGATCCAGTCCTCGTCGGCGAGGTCGGTCAGCGCGATCTCCGCACCAGTGGCCAGCGGGTGGTCGGCGGCCTCGGCGACGAAGACCGGCACCCACGGCAGCAGCACGCGGTGCGCGAGGTGCTTGGCGAGGGTGATCTCGTGGTCATCGGACATCGCGATGATGGCGATGTCGAGGTGCGCCCGGGCCAGGGCGTCGGCCAGGTCTCGCGACGCCGCGGGGCACCGACAATCGCGCGAGGCCATCGGCCGGGCCTATACCCGGCCGCACGATCGGGTGGTTCCCCGGGCAGGTCCGGGCGCGAACAACATCATCCGGGTACGCAGTAACGGTACGAACACAACCGAACCCGAGGAGTAACCCTCCATGCGTACCGTGCTCGCAGGCATAGCCCTGGCCAGCCTTGCACTGGGAGGTGGCACCGCCGCGGCGACGGCGGCGGGCGCGCCCGAGGAACCGCGAGCCGCTGTCGCTGATCCAGGCGCGGCGCTAACGCTGACGACGCAGTGGCTCAGTGATGGCCAGACGAAGGCGGCCATCCTCAACTGCGACCCGACAGACGGCAGCACGCACGCGGACCCACAGGCCGCGTGCGACGCCCTTAAGGCCGTCAACGCCGACTTCGACGCGCTTCAGGACACCTCTAGGCCGTGCCCGTACAACTACGACCCGGTCGTCGTCACGGTCAAGGGCGAGTGGTACGGCGACTACGTCTACTTCTCGCGCGAGTACTCGAACCAGTGCGTCGCGATTGTGAGCAGTAACGACGTCTTCGGCTTCTAGGCCTGTCCGGTCGAACCGCCCACGGTGGCGTCGCCGGTGTTCTCCTCCGGTTTGGGCTCCGGCGGCACCACCCCGGCGAACTCCTTGCCCGCGTCGTTCATGCGCAGCACGAACGGGCGGGTCTCGGTGTAGCGGATGACGCTGACCGACGCGGGGTCCACCACGATGCGCTGGAACGTGTCCAGGTGCTGGCCCAGCGCGTCGGACAGGATGGACTTGATGACGTCGCCGTGGCTGCACAGCAGCCACACCGCGCGGTCGCCGTACTTGGCGGTGATCCGCGCGTCGTGCGCACGCACCGCCTTCACCGCCCGCGCCTGGACGTCGGCCAAGCCCTCGCCGTCGGGGAACACCGCGGCGGACGGGTGCTGTTGCACGACCTTCCACAGCGGTTCGCCGAGCAGGTCCTTGATGGCCTTGCCGGTCCACGAGCCGTAGTCGACCTCGAGGAACGCGTCGTCGACGACGGGGTCGAGGTCGCGCGCGGCGGCCAGGGCGGAGACGGTCTGCTCGCAGCGCGGCAGCGGGGAGCGCACGATGTCGTGCAGGGTCACCTCGGCGAGCCGGTCGACCAGGTCGGCGGCTTGCCGTTGGCCGGTCGGGTCGAGGGTGACTCCCTCGCTGCGGCCCGCGAGCACACCGGAGCCGTTGGCGGTGGAACGGGCATGGCGGAGGAGGACGAGTGTTGCCACGGCCGAACAGCCTAAGCGGTCGCGATCACGTGGGTGTGACGACCCCGGTCACCAGCAGTCCACACAAGAGCGCGCCGACGGCGATCCGGTACCAGACGAACACCATGAAGTTGTTCTTGGACACGTAGCGCAGCAGCCAGGCGACGCAGGCGTAGCCGACCGCGAAGGACACCACTGTGGCCACGATCGTCTGGGGCACGCTGGCTTGAACGCCTGGTCCACCCCGGTCGAGGACGTCGGGGATGCTGAAGATGCCCGCGCCGAACACCGACGGGATGGCCAGCAGGAACGAGTACCGGGTGGCCGCTTCGCGCTTGAGGCCGAGGAACATGCCCGCGGTGAGCGTCCCACCCGAACGGGAGACGCCGGGGACCAGGGCCATGGCCTGGGCGAAGCCCATCACGATGCTGTCGCGCATGGTCAGCTTGTCGCGGGCCTGCTTGCCCACCTCGTCGGCGATGGCCAGGAACACCGCGAACACCATCAGCACGATGGCGGTGATCCACAGGTTGCGCAGGCCGGAGCGGATGGCGTCCTTGAACACCACGCCCAGGATGGCGATCGGCGCCGAACCGATGATCACGTACCAGGCCAGCTTGTAGTCCGGGTCGGTCCGCCCGGCGGCGGAGAACAGGCCGACGAACCAGGCGCGCAGCAGCCGCCAGATGTCCTTGGCGAAGTAGATGATCACCGCGGTCTCGGTGCCGAGCTGGATGACCGCGGTGAACGAGGCGCCCGCGTCCCCGCCGAACCACAGCTCGGAGACGATCCGGATGTGCGCCGACGAGGAGATCGGGAGGAACTCGGTCAGGCCCTGGACGATGCCGAGGACGATTGCTTGCAACCAGGTCAACTGCCGACTCCCGCGAGATCCAGAGCTTCCACGGCGACCCGCAGGGCCGCCTTGCTGCGCTCCAGATCTTGCAGGATCGGCGAAACGGTGAGGGTGGTGACCCCCGACTCGGCCAGTTCGCGCATCTTGTCCGCGATGCGCTCCTTGGGGCCGAGCAGCGAGGTCGAGTCGAGGAAGCCCAGCGGTACGGCCGCCGCGGCGCCCGCGTAGTCCTTGGCGAGGTAGCGGTCCTGGCACTCGGCGGCTTCGGCTTCGTAGCCCATGCGGCAGGCGAGGTTGTTGTAGAAGTTCTGCTCGCGACTGCCCATGCCCCCTACATAGAGGGCGGCGTAGGGGCGGACGGTGTCTGCGGCCTTACGCCAGTCGTCATCGACCACTAGGGGGCTGGTGGGGACTACATCGAAGCCTTCGAGGGTCTTACCCGCCTTCTCGCGGCCCTTGGCGATCAGGTCGAGCGACTCGCGACCGTGTTCGGGCGAATAGAAGATGGCGAGCCAGCCGTCGGCGATCTCGCCTGTGAGCTCGAGGTTCTTGGGGCCGATAGAGGCCAGGTAGATCGGGATGTGCTCGCGGACCGGGTGGACCGTGAGCTTAAGAGCCTTGCCGGGGCCGTCGGGCAGCGGTTGGACGAAGTGCTTGCCCTGGTAGTCGACGCGTTCACGGCGTAGTGCGGTGCGGACGATGTCGACGTACTCGCGCGTGCGGCCTAGAGGCTTGTCGAACTTGACCCCGTACCAGCCCTCGGAGACCTGCGGACCGGACACGCCGAGGCCGAGGCGGAAGCGGCCGCCGGAGAGGGTGTCGAGGGTCGCGGCGGTCATCGCGGCCATGGTGGGGCGGCGGGCCGGGATCTGCAGGATGGCGCTGCCGACGTCGATCTGGGTGGTCTGCGCGGCGACCCAGGCCAGCACGCTGGGGGCGTCGGAACCGTAGGCCTCGGCGACCCAGGCCACCGAGTAGCCCAGCCGGTCGGCCTCGCGCGCCAACTCCAGGTTGGCCGCGTCGTTGCCCGCACCCCAGTAGCCCATGTTCAGTCCGAGTCGCATGTTCGGCAGGTTACTCACCGGTAAGGCCGGTTGGCCAGTGGGCCTCCGGTGGCGCGAGCGGGGTGGCGGCCTAGGCTCGGTGATCGTGGAGCAACGACACCTCGGGCGCAGCGGGCTGCGGGTTTCCCGGTTGGGCCTGGGCACGCTGACCTGGGGCGGGGACACCGACGCCGACGAGGCGGCGGCCCAGTTGGCCGCGTTCACCGAGGCGGGCGGCACCCTGGTCGACACCGCGGACATCTACGCCGACGGGGAGGCCGAGCGGCTGCTGGGGTCGTTGCTGGGTGATCTGGTGCCGCGCGAGCGGGTGGTCCTGGCGACCAAGGCGGTCGCGCGGCGGCACGACGGGCCGTTCGGCGGGGGCGCGTCGAGGGGTGCGCTGCTGACGGCGCTGGAGGGGTCGCTCCGGCGGCTGCGCACCGATCACGTGGACCTGTGGCAGTTGCACGCGTGGGACGAGGCGGTGCCGCTGGAGGAGACCCTCGCGGCGGTCGACAGCGCGGTACGGGCGGGCAAGGTCCGGTACGCGGGGGTGTCGAACTACTCCGGCTGGCAGACCGCGACCGCGGCGTCCCGCCAGGCGTCGACGGGTCTGCCATTGGTGAGCACGCAAGTGGAGTACTCGCTGCTCGAGCGCGGGGTGGAGCGGGAGGTCGTCCCGGCGTGCCTGCACCACGGGCTGGGCGTGCTGCCGTGGGCGCCGCTGGGGCGTGGTGTGCTGACCGGCAAATACCGCACGAGCACGCCCGCGGACTCCCGGGGCGCGTCGCCGGTGTTCGCGCGGTACGTGGAGAGACATCGCACGGAACGGGCCGGGCGGATCGTGCAGGCGGTGGCGACCGCGGCGGACGGGCTGGGCACGTCGCCGTTGGCCGTGGCGTTGGCCTGGGTGCGGGACCGTCCGGGTGTTGTGGCACCGGTGGTGGGGGCTCGCGACACGACCCAGTTGAAGGGGTCGCTGGTCGCGGAGGAGTTGACGCTGCCCGCGGCGATCCGGTCGGCGCTCGACGACGTCAGCGCGGTGGAGTTCGGGTACCCGGAGCGGCGTCTGCACTAGGGCCGTAGTCGTCTTCGGTTTCGTCGTCGACGAGTCCGAAGTAGTCGCGCACGTCCGATCGGTACATCAGGTGTCCGGCGGCCAGGACGATCAGCGTCGACAAGACCAGCGCGGTCACACCCAGGACACCGTCCGCGACGCCCAGCATGAGCAACAGGGCGAGACCGGCGACCAGCAACGAGGCGACCCGGGCCCAGTCGCGGCCGCCGCGGATGCACAGCGCGAAGGCGACGGCCAGGCAGATCGGCAGCAGCGCCAGGGACACGTCGTGGTCGGTGCTGGCGGTGACGACGGCCAGGTGCGCGGCGGTCAGGGCGACGTTGAGCAGCAGCAGGACGCTCGCCGCGCGGACCGGCGCGGGCGGGTCGTTGGGCTCGACATCGCCGAATATCGGCAGGTGAGTGGGGTCGATCGCCATTGCTGCCTCCCTGCACTCGTGCCTGCTCCGTCGGCCGACCCACACCGGGTGTTACAAGTTGGTTTCGACATCACTCGCCCGGGGTAACAAGTTGCCGAATCCGGTGAACATGACCTGCTTGTTTCGTAGTGCAGCGAACGCTGTCCATGGCGATAGTATCCATGTACTGTAGCTGGCGTGAGCGAGACGAGCACCCCGGTGTCCGGCCTGGTCTGGCGGCTGTCGACCCGCTGGCGGGCGGCGATCGACAGGGCCGTGACGCCCTTCGGCGTGACCCACGCCCAGTACTCGGTCCTCGCGCCGCTGTCGACCCTGCAGCGGGCAGGCACCCGACCGAGCCAACGGCAACTGGCCGACTTCACCGGCCTTGAGCCGCTCTACGTGTCCAAGCTGGTCCGCTCCCTGGAGCAGGCCGGTCTGCTGACACGAACCCCAGACCCGGCTGATAGCCGGGCGATGCTGCTGTCACTCACCGATCACGGCAGCGAGGTCGCCGCACGGGCCACTACGGCCGTGCGGGCGCTCCAGGATGAGTTCACCGCGCCACTAGGCGGAGTCGACAGCGCACGCACCCAAGCCCTCATCGACGCACTACGCACATTGCTGGAGGACACATGAGCCACCCGTTCAACGGACTTGTCATCGGCCAGGCGGGTCGAGCCACCCGGGCCCTGCTAGACCGCTTACTCCAAGAGGCCAACACGGACTTCCCAACCTGGGTCGCCCTGGTCCTGCTCTCCGACACCGACATCCCCGAAGACGAACTCACCGACCGGCTCGCGACGCGCCTTAAGGTCGACCGAGCCGACGCAGCGCTAACCGTGACCGGGCTGGCCGAAGAGGGCCTAACAACCCCCGGCGCGACCTTGACCGAACAGGGCCGCGCCCGGTTCCAGCACATCAGCGACGGTGTCGACTCCATCGCTGCGCGCCTCTATGGCGACCTGAACGCGGACGAGAAGGACACCGCCGGGCGCGTACTGGCCCTGGTAACAGCCCGCGCGGAGGCGGAACTGGCCGCCTGAGGTCCGGTGGGCGGACACACCCCACCGGACGTGGCCTTCGTGTCCTCGTTGCGGGATGCTGGTGGGAACGCCTTGTCCCCACCGTCCGGAGGTCTGCTTGCCCCGCCTGGTCGTCCTGGTCGCTTCCACAACCCTGTGCGCCGCGTTCGTCGCGGGCTGCTCATCGGGTGACCAGCCTAGGGACGAGCTGATGGTCACCGACAACCCGGTGGCCGCCACCCCCGCCGTCTCCCCCGCGGCAGGCGCCACCCCGCCCGGCACCGTCCTGCCGCTGTCCGCGCAGGTCACCGCCGTGGCCACCGACCAGTCGACCCGCACCCTGGCCGTCGCCGCGGGCACCGACCTGCGCCTCTACGACCTCGACGCGCTCGACAAGGCCCCGCGCTCGCTCACCCTGCCCGGCACCGCCGACTCGCTGACCACCGCCGGTGACGGCGCGCTGCTGGTGACGGTGCCGGGCAAGGTCGTCCGCGTCGCGCTGCCCGGCGGCACCCTGGCCGAGTCCCCCGTGGACGGCTCCCCCGCAGCCGCGGCCGACTACCAGGGCGACACCCTCGTCGCCGTCCGCGACCGCAAGCAGGTCACCGTCCTGGGCGACGGCCAGGTGCGGCGGGTCATCACCGGCAGCCTGCTCAGCGCCGACCAGGTGTTCAGCACCGGCCAGGACGCCGTCGTCCTCGACCGCCTGCGTAACGCCGTCTTCCAGCTCAACGTCACCCAGGGCACCGTCGGCGAGGGCCTGCGCGCGGGCCAGGGCTCCACCAACGGCGTCACCGACCGCTGGGGCCGCGTCCTGGTCACCGACACCCGCGGCGGCGCCCTGCTGGCCTTCTCGATCAACCCCCTGCTGATGCGCCAGCGCTACCCCGTCCCCGGTTCCCCCTACGGCATCGCCTACGACACCAAGCGCGACCTGGCGTGGGTGACCCTCACCGAGACCAACGAGGTCGTCGCCTACCAGGTCGGCGGCGAGGAGCCCGTCGAACGACACCGTTTCCCCACGGTGGCTCAACCCAACTCGGTCACGGTCGATCCAGCGACCGGACGCGTGGTCGTCGCGTCCGCCAACGGAGGAGGTATCCAGGTGGTACAACCATGACAGAAGACGACTGGGAATACCTCCCCCTCCGCCTACCCCCCGGCGTCTCCCGCCTCACCGCGGCCACCCAACTCGCCATCCAGGCCGAGTTCAACGGCTGGGAACTCTCCCGAGTCCGCCTCTACGCCGACGGCACCCGCAAAGTCCTCCTCCGCCGCAAGATCCGCCGAGCTGGTGTACCCAGGGTCGCGATCTGAGCCGGACGGCCAACGCGGCACCGCCAGCCAGCCTCCGTGTACCCCCGCCTGCTCAACGTCGCTATCCAGCCGGTGGCGGCCAGATAGCGTAACGGGTCAGTCGCACACCGCGAGGGATCGATTACCAGGTGCCACGTAGGCATTCGGGAATCCCTTGGAGGAAGCGCGTGACCCAGTCCGTCGACCAGCAGATCGTCCGAGCATTCGCGCTGGAGATCATCACCCGGGTGGCGCCAGCCGAGCAGCACACCTTCGGCCCGCAAAGCGACGCCTACTTCGCCGACCCCCAGCGCGCACTCGCCGGCAAGGAACCCACCCGCGGCGACCGACTGGGCAGCGGCCTCACCGACTTTCTCGACACC
It includes:
- a CDS encoding aldo/keto reductase, coding for MEQRHLGRSGLRVSRLGLGTLTWGGDTDADEAAAQLAAFTEAGGTLVDTADIYADGEAERLLGSLLGDLVPRERVVLATKAVARRHDGPFGGGASRGALLTALEGSLRRLRTDHVDLWQLHAWDEAVPLEETLAAVDSAVRAGKVRYAGVSNYSGWQTATAASRQASTGLPLVSTQVEYSLLERGVEREVVPACLHHGLGVLPWAPLGRGVLTGKYRTSTPADSRGASPVFARYVERHRTERAGRIVQAVATAADGLGTSPLAVALAWVRDRPGVVAPVVGARDTTQLKGSLVAEELTLPAAIRSALDDVSAVEFGYPERRLH
- a CDS encoding MarR family winged helix-turn-helix transcriptional regulator; the encoded protein is MSETSTPVSGLVWRLSTRWRAAIDRAVTPFGVTHAQYSVLAPLSTLQRAGTRPSQRQLADFTGLEPLYVSKLVRSLEQAGLLTRTPDPADSRAMLLSLTDHGSEVAARATTAVRALQDEFTAPLGGVDSARTQALIDALRTLLEDT
- a CDS encoding YncE family protein codes for the protein MPRLVVLVASTTLCAAFVAGCSSGDQPRDELMVTDNPVAATPAVSPAAGATPPGTVLPLSAQVTAVATDQSTRTLAVAAGTDLRLYDLDALDKAPRSLTLPGTADSLTTAGDGALLVTVPGKVVRVALPGGTLAESPVDGSPAAAADYQGDTLVAVRDRKQVTVLGDGQVRRVITGSLLSADQVFSTGQDAVVLDRLRNAVFQLNVTQGTVGEGLRAGQGSTNGVTDRWGRVLVTDTRGGALLAFSINPLLMRQRYPVPGSPYGIAYDTKRDLAWVTLTETNEVVAYQVGGEEPVERHRFPTVAQPNSVTVDPATGRVVVASANGGGIQVVQP
- a CDS encoding DUF5703 family protein, whose protein sequence is MTEDDWEYLPLRLPPGVSRLTAATQLAIQAEFNGWELSRVRLYADGTRKVLLRRKIRRAGVPRVAI